The following coding sequences are from one Primulina eburnea isolate SZY01 chromosome 15, ASM2296580v1, whole genome shotgun sequence window:
- the LOC140814053 gene encoding uncharacterized protein — protein MGERKGIIFGINKEKWCRGNLQSNHFSPEFMNLQKEWCESSSQLSPLGLKLNKSKSFLDLLHEMYGKKQEDQLSTNENHPNSNHSKPKTDPTNVSGYRKASNFQAALITIGSWKKLSRRAGDLTAKIYYAKRKLVWEVLEGALKSKMEVEWSQITAIRASLPANSCGILEIELSNPPSFYQETSPQPKKHTLWHQIPDFTGGPASNYRRHLVISPPGILDKHYENLLQYDPSLFALSLKPFPSSRSPLFDPPSHENSGFSLNCSGYESQGHPYRNYPATTKEVHITSNQNSSVSDTYPPYYIPVTHNPTTWNQAGPEFDMVNGSIQGQSDTTLVAQGKETFTSQNHHSIMFEFTDTDNYLPGDSQDYQVEPLHSSHGFLNANFNNSSWMDTEMNYQINDNDQVMQNADGNNAISGYACLNNMDVWVAHQDPNQRSMIATMDDYCPLNPFGSANGDFLDSVF, from the exons ATGGGTGAGAGAAAAGGAATTATATTTGGAATTAACAAAGAAAAATGGTGTCGAGGAAATCTTCAGAGCAATCATTTTTCACCTGAGTTTATGAATCTTCAG AAAGAATGGTGTGAGAGTAGTTCACAGTTGAGTCCTCTCGGGTTGAAACTAAACAAATCAAAATCTTTTCTGGATTTACTGCATGAGATGTATGGGAAGAAGCAAGAAGATCAGTTGTCCACAAATGAAAATCATCCGAACTCGAACCATAGCAAGCCGAAAACAGATCCAACCAACGTTTCGGGATACCGGAAGGCTTCAAATTTTCAGGCAGCTCTAATAACGATTGGATCTTGGAAG AAGCTTAGCAGGCGTGCAGGAGACTTGACAGCCAAAATTTACTATGCCAAACGTAAACTCGTTTGGGAGGTTTTAGAAGGAGCATTGAAGAGTAAAATGGAAGTAGAATGGTCTCAGATTACAGCCATCAGGGCCTCTCTGCCCGCTAATAGTTGTGGGATTTTGGAGATTGAG TTGAGTAATCCACCTTCGTTTTATCAAGAAACTAGTCCTCAACCCAAAAAGCATACACTTTGGCACCAGATACCTGATTTCACAGGAGGTCCAGCTTCAAATTACAG GAGGCATTTGGTAATATCCCCTCCCGGAATACTCGACAAACATTACGAGAATCTTTTGCAATACGATCCATCACTCTTTGCTTTAAGTCTGAAGCCATTCCCAAGTTCAAGAAGTCCTCTTTTCGACCCGCCTTCACATGAGAACTCGGGTTTTTCTTTGAACTGCAGTGGATATGAGTCTCAGGGTCACCCCTATAGAAACTATCCTGCAACAACAAAAGAAGTTCATATCACATCAAATCAAAATTCATCAGTATCAG ATACGTATCCGCCTTACTATATACCTGTTACTCATAATCCAACAACTTGGAATCAAGCTGGTCCAGAATTTGATATGGTAAATGGTAGCATTCAAGGGCAATCAGATACGACTTTAGTGGCTCAAGGCAAAGAGACTTTTACTTCTCAAAACCATCACTCAATCATGTTTGAGTTCACCGATACTGATAACTATTTGCCAGGGGATTCTCAAGATTATCAAGTGGAACCGTTGCATTCTTCTCATGGTTTCTTAAATGCAAATTTCAATAACAGCAGTTGGATGGACACGGAAATGAATTACCAAATTAATGATAATGATCAAGTTATGCAGAATGCAGATGGAAATAATGCCATTTCGGGCTATGCTTGCCTAAATAATATGGACGTGTGGGTGGCCCATCAAGATCCCAACCAGAGATCTATGATAGCTACAATGGATGATTATTGCCCACTCAATCCATTTGGTTCAGCTAATGGAGATTTTCTGGATTCTGTATTCTGA